One genomic window of Halogeometricum sp. S3BR5-2 includes the following:
- a CDS encoding TetR/AcrR family transcriptional regulator yields the protein MMEATYRALCANGFASLTMQDIADEADKSTSLLHYHYDTKQDLLVAFLRYLIERFEERFEDTEDESPEERLRGFVSRMVPDEDGADDYDRFGLAIMELRMRAPYEDAYREQLRTNEEVIRSRIADVVRDGIEEGVFREVDPDRTARLVFDALDGARSERVTVGADEAPAEVAAALDEFVLSSLLAAPDESDEEGETE from the coding sequence ATGATGGAGGCGACGTACCGGGCGCTCTGCGCCAACGGGTTCGCCTCCCTGACGATGCAGGACATCGCCGACGAGGCGGACAAGAGCACGTCGCTCCTGCACTACCACTACGACACGAAACAGGACCTCTTGGTCGCCTTCCTCCGCTACCTCATCGAGCGGTTCGAAGAGCGGTTCGAGGACACCGAGGACGAGAGCCCCGAGGAGCGACTCCGCGGCTTCGTCTCGCGGATGGTCCCCGACGAGGACGGCGCGGACGACTACGACCGCTTCGGCCTCGCCATCATGGAACTCCGGATGCGGGCCCCCTACGAGGACGCCTACCGCGAGCAGTTGCGGACGAACGAGGAAGTCATCCGCTCGCGCATCGCGGACGTCGTCCGGGACGGCATCGAGGAAGGCGTCTTCCGCGAGGTGGACCCCGACCGGACGGCGCGTCTCGTCTTCGACGCCCTCGACGGCGCGCGGAGCGAACGCGTGACCGTCGGCGCCGACGAGGCGCCCGCCGAGGTGGCGGCCGCGTTGGACGAGTTCGTGCTCTCGTCGCTGCTCGCCGCGCCGGACGAATCGGACGAGGAGGGCGAAACGGAGTGA
- a CDS encoding MATE family efflux transporter, which produces MLKPLLVLSLPIVLSQLMQVCYNLADTFWVGRVGESAVSALSFAWPIVFLMISIGGGFTVAGTVLVAQNKGAGRDDRVDHVAGQTIAFVTLLSVLFSALGYLLAPSLLPLIGTTPGTEVHSLAVTYTRTIFLGVYFMFGFFIFQALLRGWGDTRTPMYLMAFGVVLNVVLDPFLILGFQGNPLFGMVGLEGLQSSLYAATGFAGLGVQGAAVATVFSRGVGALLGFGLLFSGRVGIHLSKEDLLLKAETVKKIVRIGAPTSVEQSTRALGVTALTALVAYAGATVAGVDTSATVAAFGIGNRLNSLVFLPAIGLQQGVETVVGQNLGAGKPERSERAVHLGVGLITAALAGVSVLAYAFAGPIVAVFIPGEPNVVAIGVDYLRIIAPSFAFLGIFRVVSGGFRGSGSTRTAMAFSLLSLWVLRIPPAYALVEWTGLGVNGIWYATAFSNVAAAVLAGLWFTRGTWRNGVVDRTRAAPATDD; this is translated from the coding sequence ATGCTGAAACCCCTCCTCGTGCTCTCGCTTCCCATCGTCCTCTCGCAGTTGATGCAGGTGTGCTACAACCTGGCCGATACGTTCTGGGTCGGCCGCGTCGGCGAGAGCGCCGTCTCGGCGCTCTCCTTCGCCTGGCCCATCGTCTTCTTGATGATATCCATCGGCGGCGGCTTCACCGTCGCCGGTACCGTCCTCGTCGCGCAGAACAAGGGCGCGGGCCGCGACGACAGGGTCGACCACGTCGCGGGTCAGACCATCGCGTTCGTCACCCTCCTCTCCGTCCTGTTCTCCGCGCTGGGCTACCTCCTCGCGCCCTCGCTCCTGCCCCTCATCGGCACGACGCCCGGCACCGAGGTGCACTCCCTGGCCGTGACGTACACGCGCACCATCTTCCTCGGCGTCTACTTCATGTTCGGCTTCTTCATCTTTCAAGCGCTGCTGCGCGGGTGGGGCGACACCCGGACGCCGATGTATCTCATGGCGTTCGGCGTCGTCCTCAACGTCGTCCTCGACCCGTTCCTCATCCTCGGGTTCCAGGGCAACCCCCTCTTCGGGATGGTCGGTCTGGAGGGCCTCCAGTCGTCGCTGTACGCGGCGACGGGGTTCGCCGGCCTCGGCGTGCAGGGCGCCGCCGTCGCCACCGTGTTCTCCCGCGGCGTGGGCGCCCTCCTCGGCTTCGGACTGCTGTTCTCCGGACGCGTCGGCATCCACCTCTCGAAGGAGGACCTGCTGCTCAAGGCCGAGACGGTGAAGAAAATCGTCCGCATCGGCGCGCCGACGAGCGTCGAGCAGTCGACGCGGGCGCTCGGGGTGACGGCCCTCACGGCTCTCGTCGCCTACGCGGGCGCGACGGTGGCCGGCGTCGACACCTCCGCGACGGTGGCCGCCTTCGGTATCGGGAACCGCCTGAACTCGCTGGTGTTCCTACCCGCTATCGGCCTCCAACAGGGCGTCGAGACGGTGGTCGGACAGAACCTCGGCGCGGGCAAACCCGAGCGCTCGGAGCGCGCGGTCCACCTCGGCGTCGGACTCATCACCGCCGCCCTCGCCGGCGTGAGCGTCCTCGCGTACGCCTTCGCCGGGCCCATCGTCGCGGTGTTCATCCCCGGCGAACCGAACGTGGTCGCCATCGGCGTCGACTATCTCAGGATCATCGCGCCGTCGTTCGCCTTCCTCGGTATCTTCAGGGTCGTCTCCGGCGGCTTCCGGGGAAGCGGTTCGACCCGCACGGCGATGGCGTTCTCGCTCCTGTCGCTGTGGGTGCTCCGCATCCCGCCCGCCTACGCGCTGGTCGAGTGGACGGGCCTCGGCGTGAACGGCATCTGGTACGCAACGGCGTTCTCGAACGTCGCCGCCGCCGTCCTCGCGGGCCTCTGGTTCACGCGCGGGACGTGGCGGAACGGCGTCGTCGACCGGACGCGTGCGGCGCCTGCGACGGACGATTAG
- a CDS encoding DUF6149 family protein translates to MKLRQNIRHFAAKKALTMPVVGDIATEKLVDLHVRVFGEKADPAHREEREPHLEAFFDCTFDTYVAALEEGYTEAEAREITHVQANFDFYNHGWTEMMEFPADELEAHYERYEKFFRRYGIDIANPLGDFRTRDVPEAPSTPEKLENPEHPHAEGGFADDVYVEGEDGEVRVGGQDEPRDVDVNAAPGMRDADTDVDESEA, encoded by the coding sequence ATGAAGCTCAGACAGAACATCCGTCACTTCGCCGCGAAGAAGGCGCTGACGATGCCCGTCGTCGGCGACATCGCCACGGAGAAACTGGTCGACCTACACGTGCGGGTGTTCGGCGAGAAGGCGGACCCCGCCCACCGCGAGGAGCGCGAACCCCACCTGGAGGCGTTCTTCGACTGCACGTTCGACACCTACGTCGCCGCCCTCGAAGAGGGCTACACGGAGGCGGAGGCGCGAGAGATAACCCACGTGCAGGCCAACTTCGACTTCTACAACCACGGCTGGACGGAGATGATGGAGTTCCCGGCCGACGAACTCGAAGCCCACTACGAGCGCTACGAGAAGTTCTTCCGGCGCTACGGCATCGACATCGCGAACCCCCTCGGAGACTTCCGCACGCGCGACGTGCCCGAGGCGCCGTCGACGCCGGAGAAACTGGAGAACCCCGAGCACCCCCACGCGGAGGGCGGGTTCGCCGACGACGTGTACGTCGAGGGCGAGGACGGCGAGGTACGCGTCGGCGGACAGGACGAGCCCAGAGACGTCGACGTGAACGCCGCGCCGGGGATGCGCGACGCCGACACCGACGTCGACGAGAGCGAAGCGTAG
- a CDS encoding winged helix-turn-helix domain-containing protein — MSETDAADDGLLTDCVDCIDPAEAFAVVGNETRLAILEALWRSADRPVAFSELRRRVGMRDSAQFNYHLGKLTGQFVAKTDDGYEFRHAGEKVVRAVLSGSFNESPTVEPFDVPGACADCGGALTASYVDEHLSVGCRDCGRLHAHAPFPPGGLTDRSDEEVAHAFDQRVRHLHCLAADGVCPECGGRMATTLSEETSPLDVAVCSVHRCDRCDHRIRSPVGLSLLDQSDVVTFHAAHGVDLKDGPHWLFEWCVGDRTTVLDDDPWRVRVDIELDAEELRVTLDDALAVVAVERRRVG; from the coding sequence ATGAGCGAAACGGACGCCGCCGACGACGGCCTCCTCACGGACTGCGTCGACTGCATCGACCCCGCCGAGGCGTTCGCCGTCGTCGGCAACGAGACGCGACTCGCCATCCTCGAAGCGCTCTGGCGTTCGGCCGACCGTCCGGTGGCGTTCTCGGAACTCCGCCGGCGCGTCGGCATGCGCGACAGCGCGCAGTTCAACTACCACCTCGGCAAACTCACCGGCCAGTTCGTCGCGAAGACAGACGACGGCTACGAGTTCCGACACGCCGGCGAGAAAGTCGTCCGCGCCGTGCTCTCGGGGAGTTTCAACGAGAGCCCGACGGTCGAACCGTTCGACGTCCCCGGCGCGTGCGCCGACTGCGGCGGGGCGCTCACGGCGTCGTACGTCGACGAACACCTCTCCGTCGGCTGTCGGGACTGCGGGCGCCTCCACGCCCACGCGCCGTTCCCGCCGGGCGGACTGACCGACCGCTCCGACGAGGAAGTCGCGCACGCGTTCGACCAGCGGGTCCGGCACCTGCACTGCCTCGCCGCCGACGGCGTCTGCCCGGAGTGCGGCGGCCGCATGGCGACGACGCTCTCCGAGGAGACGAGTCCGCTCGACGTGGCCGTCTGTTCGGTCCACCGCTGCGACCGCTGCGACCACCGCATCCGCTCGCCCGTCGGCCTCAGTCTGCTCGACCAGTCCGACGTGGTCACCTTCCACGCGGCGCACGGCGTCGACCTGAAGGACGGCCCGCACTGGCTGTTCGAGTGGTGCGTCGGCGACCGGACGACGGTGCTCGACGACGACCCGTGGCGCGTCCGCGTCGACATCGAACTGGACGCCGAGGAACTCCGCGTGACGCTCGACGACGCCCTCGCCGTCGTCGCCGTCGAGCGGCGACGCGTCGGATGA
- a CDS encoding NAD(P)/FAD-dependent oxidoreductase has product MTQSYVIIGDGIAGSSAAETLREEEPDADITVVTDEGEALYNRILIKEFAKGKLPEAPISIHDPEWYDERDIELKMNTLVTDVDPEGHTIETHEGETLSWDKLLVSVGGTPTQLPVDNSDAEGVHHFWTFQDARKIRSHMEEADSSVIVGAGLLGIDLAAITAAQDVEGKYLMRGNCWWRYALSEDGAEIIHEALRERNVEPVFDSGVDHFEVDEENNVTTAVDPNGDEYDADFVGIAIGLDFNTEILQGTDIEVDGGIVVDEYMRTNHDDIFAAGDITQFHDTILGERAQNGAWGSAKEQGTIAAKNMVDYESEAFRWVSSYSITHFDFPFLSFGHPTLGDDEAEAKHSDSEWRRLAFKDGKICGGVLIGDLAPQSKYKKLMREERVVADQKDVLMQEEFDIEDLDLEEAPAE; this is encoded by the coding sequence ATGACTCAGTCGTACGTCATCATCGGCGACGGTATCGCGGGGAGTTCCGCCGCCGAAACCCTCCGCGAGGAGGAGCCAGACGCCGACATCACCGTCGTGACCGACGAGGGTGAGGCCCTGTACAACCGCATCCTGATCAAGGAGTTCGCCAAGGGCAAACTCCCGGAGGCGCCCATCTCCATCCACGACCCCGAGTGGTACGACGAACGCGACATCGAGCTGAAGATGAACACGCTCGTCACCGACGTCGACCCCGAGGGCCACACCATCGAGACGCACGAAGGGGAGACGCTCTCGTGGGACAAACTGCTCGTCTCCGTGGGAGGGACGCCGACGCAGTTGCCCGTCGACAACTCCGACGCCGAGGGCGTCCACCACTTCTGGACGTTCCAGGACGCCCGCAAGATTCGCTCGCACATGGAGGAGGCCGACAGTTCCGTCATCGTGGGAGCCGGTCTGCTCGGCATCGACCTCGCGGCCATCACCGCCGCGCAGGACGTCGAGGGCAAGTACCTCATGCGCGGGAACTGCTGGTGGCGCTACGCGCTCTCCGAGGATGGGGCGGAGATAATCCACGAGGCGCTGCGCGAGCGTAACGTCGAACCCGTCTTCGACTCCGGCGTCGACCACTTCGAGGTGGACGAGGAGAACAACGTGACGACGGCCGTCGACCCGAACGGCGACGAGTACGACGCCGACTTCGTCGGCATCGCCATCGGCCTCGACTTCAACACCGAGATTCTACAGGGGACCGACATCGAAGTCGACGGCGGCATCGTCGTCGACGAGTACATGCGGACGAATCACGACGACATCTTCGCCGCCGGCGACATCACGCAGTTCCACGACACCATCCTCGGCGAACGCGCGCAGAACGGGGCGTGGGGCTCCGCGAAGGAGCAGGGCACCATCGCCGCGAAGAACATGGTCGACTACGAGTCCGAGGCGTTCCGCTGGGTCTCCTCGTACTCCATCACGCACTTCGACTTCCCGTTCCTCTCGTTCGGCCACCCCACCCTGGGCGACGACGAGGCGGAGGCGAAACACTCCGATAGCGAGTGGCGCCGCCTCGCGTTCAAGGACGGGAAGATATGCGGCGGCGTCCTCATCGGCGACCTCGCCCCGCAGTCGAAGTACAAGAAGCTCATGCGCGAGGAGCGAGTCGTCGCCGACCAGAAGGACGTGCTGATGCAGGAGGAGTTCGACATCGAGGACCTCGACCTCGAAGAGGCGCCCGCGGAGTAG
- a CDS encoding DUF7124 domain-containing protein: MDGGGSTDMTLAFELEALKALADPTAVFNDARQWTEYVGVVSEKPTYVVTNFTRKHRVRQDFFSGPRGVKESLENVKRQFDTDRHVFVGTSEEDRALAEETDWEYLPLEQASEAADWALAGETEEDDPFDSETRDDWP, from the coding sequence ATGGACGGAGGCGGCTCGACAGACATGACGCTGGCGTTCGAGTTGGAGGCGCTGAAGGCGCTCGCCGACCCGACCGCCGTGTTCAACGACGCGCGACAGTGGACGGAGTACGTCGGCGTGGTGAGCGAGAAGCCCACCTACGTCGTCACGAACTTCACCCGGAAACACCGCGTCCGTCAGGATTTCTTCTCGGGGCCCCGCGGCGTCAAGGAGAGCCTGGAGAACGTGAAACGCCAGTTCGACACCGACCGGCACGTGTTCGTCGGCACCTCCGAAGAGGACCGCGCGCTGGCCGAGGAGACGGACTGGGAGTACCTCCCGCTCGAACAGGCCTCCGAGGCGGCCGACTGGGCGCTGGCCGGCGAAACGGAAGAAGACGACCCGTTCGACTCGGAGACGCGGGACGACTGGCCCTGA
- the mptA gene encoding GTP cyclohydrolase MptA, with protein sequence MSHQLPDVQASQPDVTVGLSQVGVTGVDKLVKIARDGKRPLILMAEFEVFVDLPSGRKGIDMSRNMQVIDEVLEAAVAEPTYRVEDMCGDAAERLLAKHDYTSKAEVRMTAELVLKEETPASGLPTQSTTDIIASAVATDEGTREEIGAEVVGMTVCPCSQGMSASRARDVLRDLEVDDDTIEEFLEQVPQPGHSQRGHATLTVETEGSPDVDLIDLVDVARDSMSARIYNLAKRPDEDHMTYHAHADAKFVEDCVRSMAEQVVEQFDHLDDDAVVHMKQSNDESIHQHNAHAERVAPLGELRDEVEVADRS encoded by the coding sequence ATGAGTCACCAGTTGCCTGACGTGCAGGCAAGCCAACCCGACGTCACCGTCGGACTGAGTCAGGTGGGAGTGACGGGCGTCGACAAACTCGTCAAAATCGCCCGCGACGGCAAGCGACCGCTGATTCTGATGGCGGAGTTCGAGGTGTTCGTCGACCTGCCGAGCGGCCGGAAAGGTATCGACATGAGCCGCAACATGCAGGTCATCGACGAGGTGCTCGAAGCGGCCGTCGCCGAACCGACCTACCGCGTCGAGGATATGTGCGGCGACGCCGCCGAACGACTCCTCGCGAAGCACGACTACACCTCGAAGGCCGAGGTGCGGATGACCGCCGAACTCGTCCTCAAAGAGGAGACGCCGGCGTCGGGGCTGCCGACGCAGAGCACGACGGACATCATCGCCAGCGCCGTCGCCACCGACGAGGGCACCCGCGAGGAGATCGGGGCCGAGGTCGTCGGCATGACGGTCTGCCCGTGTTCGCAGGGGATGTCCGCTTCGCGCGCCCGCGACGTGCTCCGCGACTTGGAAGTCGACGACGACACCATCGAGGAGTTCTTAGAGCAAGTGCCGCAACCGGGCCACTCCCAGCGCGGACACGCGACGCTGACCGTCGAGACGGAGGGGTCGCCCGACGTCGACCTCATCGACCTCGTGGACGTCGCCCGCGACTCGATGTCCGCGCGCATCTACAACCTCGCGAAGCGCCCCGACGAGGACCACATGACCTACCACGCCCACGCCGACGCGAAGTTCGTCGAGGACTGCGTCCGCTCGATGGCCGAACAGGTCGTCGAGCAGTTCGACCATCTCGACGACGACGCCGTGGTCCACATGAAGCAGTCGAACGACGAATCCATCCACCAGCACAACGCCCACGCGGAACGCGTCGCTCCGCTCGGCGAACTTCGCGACGAGGTCGAGGTCGCCGACCGCTCGTAG
- a CDS encoding TrmB family transcriptional regulator gives MASLRDLGLSEYEARAYRSLLRTGATTAKELSRASDVPMGRIYDVLNSLEQHSLVRSQAASRPKKYVAVEPDTALDRLLETKRRELEEKAEQYQSVVDDLTDELETAEPVQGQFWTAAVGMDESVDLLLERLSAADDSLVIVAGALSPQFDLGRVGELVTGELEAALDRGVEVSVLMSPEIVDSLPRSVGQRYVERLEDHPRFEVRTTEQLPGTFNLIDDVEVCIEVPNPLDPGEAFAMIDLKDADFAADIREMFDPRWADADVLSLSTVDADG, from the coding sequence ATGGCCAGCCTCCGGGACCTCGGATTGTCGGAGTACGAAGCGCGCGCGTACCGCTCGCTGCTTCGGACCGGTGCGACAACAGCCAAAGAGTTGTCGCGCGCCAGCGACGTGCCGATGGGCCGAATCTACGACGTTCTGAACAGCCTCGAACAGCACAGCCTCGTGCGGAGTCAGGCCGCCAGTCGGCCGAAGAAGTACGTCGCCGTCGAACCCGACACGGCGCTGGACCGCCTCCTGGAAACGAAGCGGCGGGAGTTAGAGGAGAAGGCCGAACAGTACCAGTCGGTCGTCGACGACCTGACGGACGAACTCGAGACGGCCGAACCGGTGCAGGGGCAGTTCTGGACCGCCGCGGTCGGCATGGACGAGTCGGTGGACCTGCTTCTCGAACGCCTCTCGGCGGCCGACGATTCGCTCGTCATCGTCGCCGGGGCGCTCTCGCCGCAGTTCGACCTCGGGCGCGTCGGCGAACTCGTCACCGGGGAGTTGGAGGCCGCCCTGGACCGCGGCGTCGAGGTGTCGGTGCTGATGTCGCCGGAAATCGTCGACTCCCTCCCGCGGAGCGTCGGCCAGCGCTACGTGGAGCGACTGGAGGACCATCCCCGGTTCGAGGTGCGGACGACCGAACAGCTTCCGGGGACGTTCAACCTCATCGACGACGTGGAGGTGTGCATCGAAGTTCCCAACCCGCTGGACCCCGGCGAGGCGTTCGCGATGATCGACCTGAAGGACGCCGACTTCGCCGCCGACATCCGGGAGATGTTCGACCCGCGCTGGGCGGACGCCGACGTGCTGTCGCTCTCGACGGTCGACGCAGACGGCTGA
- a CDS encoding DUF255 domain-containing protein, giving the protein MTDDETRVEWREWGPEAFEEAETAEKPLLLSLTATWCDGCHEMDVETYGEPRIAANVNDDFVPVRVDVDRHPRVRERYNMGGFPSTVFCTPAGELITGAMYLGPDGMRQVLNRVRQTWTEKGAESGRIPRALAGDPTPSGPVDTHIEEHLAGQLDEKYDDRFAGWGDEAKFPMPRTIEFALKRSNRQAVETLRTIGETLFDDVAGGFFRYADGRDWSEPHREKLLDANAALVRAFANGYLYTGDDALLDPARRTRGFLVDRLWNGAAFGGSVGPGDDDYHDGDAAERAEGAGPRRDLTAYAGANALAADALLTLTAYTDDEDAREYAARTLDYLADRLVDDGVVTHFEAADESGETLLLEDHARTVGAFVRARQVLGDERYLDRARAVADAAVDELRSDDGAFRDGPASGLGLLDRPLRPLDGNVEMADALVDLAAATGEGGYEEAARGAVGAFAGAWDRIGVQVAGYGSVAARLTRPTLTVAVGATAGSDLHRAALRVADHEKVVLPGADGVSPEEAVVRVGERERAATTPEQLMTAVSDLTDGA; this is encoded by the coding sequence ATGACGGACGACGAGACGCGCGTCGAGTGGCGCGAGTGGGGGCCGGAGGCGTTCGAGGAGGCCGAGACGGCCGAAAAGCCGCTGTTGCTCTCGCTCACGGCGACGTGGTGTGACGGCTGTCACGAGATGGACGTCGAGACGTACGGCGAACCGCGCATCGCCGCGAACGTGAACGACGACTTCGTCCCCGTCCGCGTCGACGTGGACCGCCACCCGCGCGTCCGGGAGCGCTACAACATGGGCGGGTTCCCCTCGACGGTGTTCTGCACGCCCGCGGGCGAACTCATCACCGGCGCGATGTACCTCGGCCCCGACGGGATGCGACAGGTGTTGAACCGCGTGCGGCAGACCTGGACCGAGAAGGGCGCCGAGTCCGGACGCATTCCCCGCGCCCTCGCCGGCGACCCGACCCCTTCGGGACCGGTCGACACCCACATCGAAGAGCACCTCGCGGGCCAACTCGACGAGAAGTACGACGACCGGTTCGCCGGGTGGGGCGACGAGGCGAAGTTCCCGATGCCGCGGACGATAGAGTTCGCCCTCAAACGGTCGAACCGGCAGGCGGTCGAGACGCTCCGGACGATAGGCGAGACGCTGTTCGACGACGTCGCCGGCGGGTTCTTCCGCTACGCCGACGGCCGCGACTGGTCGGAGCCCCACCGCGAGAAACTGCTCGACGCGAACGCCGCCCTCGTCCGCGCGTTCGCCAACGGCTACCTCTACACCGGCGACGACGCCCTCCTCGACCCGGCCCGGCGGACCCGCGGGTTCCTCGTCGACCGACTCTGGAACGGCGCCGCGTTCGGCGGGAGCGTCGGCCCCGGCGACGACGACTACCACGACGGCGACGCCGCCGAACGCGCCGAGGGGGCCGGCCCGCGCCGCGACCTGACGGCCTACGCGGGCGCGAACGCCCTCGCCGCCGACGCCCTCCTGACGCTGACCGCGTACACCGACGACGAGGACGCCCGCGAGTACGCGGCGCGGACGCTTGACTACCTCGCGGACCGCCTCGTCGACGACGGCGTCGTGACGCACTTCGAGGCGGCCGACGAGTCGGGCGAGACGCTCCTCTTGGAGGACCACGCGCGGACCGTGGGCGCGTTCGTCCGCGCCCGGCAGGTGCTCGGCGACGAGCGATATCTCGACCGGGCGCGCGCCGTCGCGGACGCGGCCGTCGACGAACTGCGGTCGGACGACGGCGCGTTCCGCGACGGCCCGGCGTCCGGGTTGGGCCTCCTCGACCGACCGCTCCGCCCCCTCGACGGGAACGTCGAGATGGCGGACGCGCTGGTCGACCTCGCGGCGGCGACCGGCGAGGGAGGGTACGAAGAGGCGGCCCGCGGGGCCGTCGGCGCCTTCGCGGGCGCGTGGGACCGCATCGGCGTGCAGGTCGCAGGCTACGGGTCGGTCGCCGCCCGGTTGACGCGCCCGACGCTGACCGTCGCCGTCGGCGCGACCGCGGGGTCGGACCTCCACCGCGCGGCCCTGCGCGTCGCCGACCACGAGAAGGTCGTCCTCCCCGGCGCCGACGGCGTCTCGCCCGAGGAGGCCGTCGTTCGCGTCGGAGAGCGCGAACGGGCGGCGACCACACCGGAGCAGTTGATGACCGCCGTCTCCGACCTCACCGACGGCGCCTGA
- a CDS encoding DUF1059 domain-containing protein: protein MPSQFECFQDGCNFMVRADSDEEVVHLVQEHARFTHDISLDGDTIESEIEHV from the coding sequence ATGCCCTCTCAGTTCGAGTGTTTCCAAGACGGTTGCAACTTCATGGTCCGCGCGGACAGCGACGAGGAGGTCGTCCACCTCGTCCAAGAACACGCGCGGTTCACGCACGACATCTCCCTCGACGGCGACACCATCGAGTCGGAGATCGAACACGTCTGA
- a CDS encoding helix-turn-helix transcriptional regulator — MDDDDLVEVVKRLPILEALRNGPQSAGGLEERLSFSRSTVHRATNALGALGMIRKRDGEFELTSFGRVAVRRLSECRRDLDIADRLSPFLNAVDADVAFPVAALSDAAVTSPDRGQAHFAVKRVSDLMRESKSLRTFSAVVSPVYVDICCRQARRGASVEAVFDRRVVDILFDEYGPEAREAIRGGDLEVLICDDCPFELFVFDDCVAMTAHGSGGERTPFVESSNPDLYEWAEDLFVRYKSDAEFATVF; from the coding sequence ATGGACGACGACGACCTCGTCGAGGTAGTCAAGCGCCTCCCCATCCTCGAAGCCCTCCGGAACGGGCCGCAGAGCGCGGGGGGTCTGGAGGAACGGCTCTCCTTCTCTCGGTCCACGGTCCACCGGGCCACGAACGCCCTCGGCGCCTTAGGGATGATCCGCAAGCGCGACGGCGAGTTCGAGTTGACCTCGTTCGGCCGCGTCGCGGTCCGACGCCTGTCGGAGTGCCGACGCGACCTCGACATCGCCGACCGCCTGTCGCCGTTTCTCAACGCCGTCGACGCCGACGTGGCGTTCCCCGTCGCCGCCCTCTCGGACGCCGCGGTCACCTCGCCGGACCGCGGGCAGGCCCACTTCGCCGTCAAGCGCGTCTCCGACCTGATGAGGGAGTCCAAGTCGCTCCGCACCTTCTCGGCCGTCGTCTCCCCGGTGTACGTCGACATCTGCTGTCGACAGGCGCGACGGGGCGCGAGCGTCGAGGCCGTCTTCGACAGACGCGTCGTCGACATCCTGTTCGACGAGTACGGTCCGGAGGCGCGCGAGGCGATACGGGGCGGCGACCTGGAGGTGCTCATCTGCGACGACTGCCCCTTCGAACTGTTCGTCTTCGACGACTGCGTGGCGATGACGGCGCACGGTTCCGGCGGCGAGCGAACGCCGTTCGTCGAGTCGTCGAACCCCGACCTCTACGAGTGGGCCGAAGACCTGTTCGTGCGATACAAATCCGACGCGGAGTTCGCCACCGTCTTCTGA
- a CDS encoding HalOD1 output domain-containing protein, giving the protein MSADTGDGDGPSVPFKTIDDFRYDDQMGMYRARYDAASAHELLVDIVLAVADIEGATTDDIDPAYRSIDADAFETLVRANAGEDLSAGPLTFPLGGHRVTVVAGEVTFERRPP; this is encoded by the coding sequence ATGTCAGCCGACACTGGGGATGGAGACGGACCGTCGGTTCCGTTCAAAACGATAGACGACTTCCGATACGACGACCAGATGGGGATGTACCGAGCGAGATACGACGCCGCGTCCGCGCACGAACTCCTCGTGGATATCGTCCTCGCCGTCGCGGACATCGAGGGCGCCACGACCGACGATATCGACCCGGCGTACCGGAGTATCGACGCGGACGCCTTCGAGACGCTGGTGCGCGCGAACGCGGGCGAGGACCTCTCGGCCGGACCGCTGACGTTCCCGCTCGGCGGACATCGAGTGACCGTGGTCGCGGGCGAGGTCACGTTCGAGCGCCGACCCCCCTGA
- a CDS encoding DUF7344 domain-containing protein, which produces MRPELYRETRTRSPNHVQTDGGEPSLDTVFQILSNRRRRFVLYFLTEIDDPVGREELARRIATWERDEDIGDVPSDEIARVTVSLDHAHLPRLEDGGVVSYDREEREIAATDAVDRFLPYLDLARSEDFD; this is translated from the coding sequence ATGAGACCAGAACTCTACCGAGAGACTCGAACCCGGAGCCCGAACCACGTCCAGACGGACGGCGGCGAGCCCTCGCTCGATACCGTCTTCCAGATACTCAGCAACCGTCGTCGCCGCTTCGTCCTCTACTTTCTCACCGAAATCGACGACCCCGTCGGGCGCGAGGAGTTGGCGAGGCGCATCGCGACGTGGGAACGAGACGAGGACATCGGCGACGTCCCGAGCGACGAAATCGCCCGCGTCACCGTCTCGCTCGACCACGCGCATCTCCCGCGACTCGAAGACGGCGGCGTCGTCTCGTACGACCGCGAAGAGCGAGAGATAGCGGCGACGGACGCCGTCGACCGCTTCCTGCCGTATCTCGACTTGGCTCGATCCGAAGACTTCGACTGA